One window from the genome of Salvia splendens isolate huo1 chromosome 9, SspV2, whole genome shotgun sequence encodes:
- the LOC121748792 gene encoding glycosyltransferase BC10 has product MVRNREKEESESRLIPPVSISVADSTSISLIKVISTLIIFVLGIVIGLVSSFHLRKYFSFEGDQFSFKSIYFETEQFSSRDNEMMLVNGERDDCLSMDRFLRQGNLIHQMTDKELFWRASLVPQKKEFPFRRAPRVAFMFLTRGPLPMLPLWERFFSGQDVEKYSIYVHALPGFELQVSNSSVFYRRQIPSQHVQWGSVSLVDAEKRLLANALLDFSNERFVLISESCIPIYNFSTIYSYLMGSDHSFVESYDDPSRYGRGRYSRWMKPDIRLAEWRKGSQWFEIRRNLAVRVVADSKYYLLFKKYCKPSCYPDEHYIPTYLRKFYGALNANRTITYVDWSQMGPHPATFVAANITVGFIHSLRNNVTQCSYNSRNTSLCHLFARKFDPSSLEPLLNLTSQVLGF; this is encoded by the exons ATGGTGCGGAATAGGGAGAAAGAAGAATCAGAGTCTCGACTGATTCCTCCTGTATCGATATCAGTTGCGGATTCAACATCAATTAGCCTTATAAAAGTTATCTCTACTttgattatttttgttttgggtATAGTTATAGGACTAGTTTCTAGCTTTCATCTCCGTAAGTACTTCAGTTTTGAGGGTGATCAGTTTAGTTTCAAAAGTATTTACTTTGAAACTGAGCAATTTAGCAGCCGTGATAATGAGATGATGTTGGTAAATGGCGAAAGAGATGATTGCCTGAGCATGGACAGATTCCTCAGGCAGGGGAATTTGATCCATCAAATGACAGATAAGGAGTTGTTTTGGAGGGCCTCACTAGTGCCCCAAAAGAAAGAGTTTCCATTCAGGAGAGCACCGAGGGTGGCGTTCATGTTCTTGACCCGTGGGCCATTGCCCATGTTGCCATTGTGGGAGAGGTTCTTTAGTGGCCAGGATGTGGAAAAATACTCTATATATGTGCATGCTCTTCCTGGATTTGAGCTACAAGTGTCCAACTCATCTGTCTTTTACAGGCGCCAGATCCCTAGTCAG CATGTTCAATGGGGATCAGTGTCGCTGGTTGATGCAGAGAAACGGCTCTTAGCCAATGCCCTTCTTGACTTCTCAAATGAGCGGTTTGTGCTTATATCTGAGAGTTGTATACCCATTTACAACTTCTCCACAATCTACTCATATCTCATGGGATCTGACCATAGTTTTGTGGAGTCATACGATGACCCTTCTCGTTATGGACGAGGCCGCTACAGCCGTTGGATGAAACCAGATATTAGACTTGCTGAATGGAGGAAAGGGTCTCAATGGTTTGAGATTCGTCGTAATTTGGCTGTGAGAGTAGTCGCAGACAGCAAGTATTACTTGCTCTTCAAGAAGTACTGCAAACCTTCTTGCTACCCAGATGAGCATTATATTCCAACCTATTTACGCAAGTTTTATGGCGCCCTCAATGCAAACCGAACAATAACATATGTGGACTGGTCGCAAATGGGCCCGCATCCGGCAACCTTCGTGGCTGCTAACATAACTGTAGGATTCATACACTCACTTAGGAACAACGTTACACAGTGCTCCTACAACTCAAGAA